In the genome of Bombus affinis isolate iyBomAffi1 chromosome 7, iyBomAffi1.2, whole genome shotgun sequence, one region contains:
- the LOC126918517 gene encoding centrosomal protein of 152 kDa-like isoform X5 produces MEGPGLSLFLGSENIQLNTNIQDLEEDEEQEDAKQRNKEIKDLLDNAFDDLDDESDTSSINDSHYQDSTKGSEVTNTMLNSPQRIISSKDQTVSQLQKEFGIYDHVKNSNNYDSTIINHRSEIEIAPSISNIQRDFDVYDQTDTPYSKNNKDNDMHNIIAETPYELTRLPNSGFPKDLRTQVEEDYTFNENYSYNYHTPANHYDAQGKNYSNNGYIDGYDNNVQCKQIHEFGGGDNVTSDHINHCYKTSPNGRPTDDGVAYKMAEYDSKEQLEVLYTVRMKEVKRLTEELQQVRLEKEEEKNQLSRKITLLQADIERSNISRNQTQHALVDAKAEIADLHNQITSMNEKNAVLEKTNQNMTEELNVARDSVIELQQKITVLERVQALQANDKTHEKFLKQAQEKHAVEMKNMQIQIDVLTDKLNAKLFNMDSNNHCIWATSYVALENKLADVRRANETLMVEKGDTMNRLAQALEESQTQCRNLMATNNAQQVMQLQAQIKVLTQEREEMQKMIQELQNKLEIAKNDAAQYDSLLATTLEEESDSIRQMKLGDFHNKSKSKPYDDITSKLRGELQRCLAGQAVKRKEITRLENTLSQKEKEIDKALTAADTCRQEASRYAKRVNELEQELKSVLTNEALKANAQIQKLSNHLSDVKKQCESLREEKTKLEQKLKETLAINEETLIKLHQENINQQEKDTINEYNKEYLEIHAKAVERVRQEARVEVVQLSVQLEQTQKELDRVKELYIDICSTKEQLISEHKSEIKMLREKYTSLEEREIDIEKYQYDLRAQVKIAEKLTEECDMYRNKVIELEKDLNCERKKKDEYTNKIHQEIEKAKEEALNELRNAHPNQEISVHLPDHCSEHLEKINQLEEDCKRLEDKLHAAVKEHKKVLEYQSALDDAKLKTAQMEISQESWKKKYENAISERNNLITKISKLDSELSSIKRNSKIEDSDDVKLKVPQYQIENEDLKNKCDSLISETSIYKDKIAQLEVELSETKNLIGNFEGRLKKNSEISSNSKCVLEKELSHYKDLATQLSIKINHLKAGRKSNHVMEQRIKQLETDLQGKEEELERLKDFDKIKMERDQFVLKLKNQAKQFEQYVKHQKQVFPELNLSPGSSSDGTDFLKIREVMVKELREEMEQKVHEELKRIEEHDRKKRNELEETYKAVLIQFSKLKNICHEKTQEVENLKVAKERFSQMIETCYKELVAKQLEIEKLQEELKQKESDVDEERNLMAKVMTKWVREIWEVKDKEVEMNEKLQQLQESEENLKTEIKTLKEREKEMKSNIDTLKMKYQSAKKIANNYKEYAVNQEKFSLSEGKRIEEGYKKAMNQLQQKLDAIVSTQEEKLKEIECQYTERIEQMRLTQKYKSKC; encoded by the exons ATGGAGGGTCCAGGTCTGAGCTTATTTTTAGGTTCAGAAAATATCCAACTAAATACAAATATACAAGACttagaagaagatgaagaacaAGAAGATGCTAAGCAACGTAATAAAGAG atCAAGGATCTCTTGGACAATGCATTTGATGATTTAGATGATGAATCTGACACTAGTTCTATTAATGACAGCCATTATCAAGACAGTACTAAAGGATCAGAAGTTACTAATACTATGTTAAATTCTCCTCAAAGAATTATATCATCCAAAGATCAAACTGTATCTCAATTACAGAAAGAATTTGGTATTTATGATCATgtcaaaaattcaaataactATGATAGTACTATAATAAATCATAGGTCGGAGATAGAAATCGCTCCTTCAATCTCCAATATACAAAGAGACTTTGATGTATATGATCAAACTGATACTCCATATTCTAAAAATAATAAGGATAATGATATGCATAATATTATTGCTGAAACACCTTATGAACTAACAAGATTACCAAACTCTGGATTTCCTAAAGATTTAAGAACACAAGTTGAGGAAGATTatacatttaatgaaaattattcgtataattatcatacaccAGCTAATCATTATGATGCTCAAggtaaaaattattcaaataatgGTTATATCGATGGATATGAcaataatgtacaatgtaagCAAATTCATGAGTTTGGAGGTGGTGACAATGTTACATCTGATCATATAAATCATTGTTACAAAACAAGTCCAAATGGCAGACCAACAGATGATGGTGTAGCTTATAAAATGGCCGAGTATGATAGTAAGGAACAATTAGAAGTTTTATATACAGTGCGAATGAAAGAAGTTAAGCGATTAACAGAAGAATTGCAACAAGTTCGgttggaaaaagaagaagagaagaatcAGCTTAGTAGGAAAATAACACTTTTACAGGCTGATATTGAAAGATCAAACATATCTAGAAATCAAACGCAACATGCTTTGG TTGATGCAAAGGCTGAGATTGCTGATCTTCATAATCAAATAACATCAATGAACGAGAAAAATGCAGTTTTAGAGAAAACTAATCAAAAT aTGACAGAAGAATTAAATGTCGCAAGAGATTCTGTAATAGAATTACAACAAAAAATAACTGTATTAGAAAGAGTACAAGCATTACAAGCAAATGATAAAACACATGAAAAATTTTTGAAACAAGCGCAAGAGAAACATGCTGTTGAAATGAAGAATATGCAAATTCAAATAGATGTTCTTACTGACAAACTTAATGCAAAG CTGTTCAATATGGATTCCAACAATCATTGTATTTGGGCAA CATCTTATGTCGCTTTGGAAAATAAATTAGCTGATGTAAGAAGGGCAAATGAAACATTAATGGTAGAGAAAGGAGATACAATGAATCGTTTAGCACAAGCATTAGAAGAAAGTCAGACGCAGTGTCGAAATCTTATGGCTACAAATAACGCTCAGCAAGTAATGCAGCTTCAAGCACAAATTAAAGTTTTAACacaagaaagagaagaaatgcAAAAAATGATTCAAGAATTACAG aataaattaGAGATAGCAAAAAATGATGCTGCACAGTATGATTCATTGTTAGCTACAACATTAGAAGAAGAATCTGATTCTATTAGACAAATGAAATTAGGCGATTTTCATAATAAATCAAAATCAAAACCCTATGATGATATCACAAGTAAATTAAGGGGAGAATTGCAAAG ATGTTTAGCTGGACAAGCTgtcaaaaggaaagaaataactCGATTAGAAAATACTTTatcacaaaaagaaaaagaaattgataAAGCTTTAACTGCAGCAGATACATGTCGACAAGAAGCATCTCGATACGCTAAACGTGTTAATGAATTAGAACAAGAATTGAAATCTGTACTTACGAATGAAGCTTTGAAAGCAAATGCTCAAATACAGAAGTTGTCCAATCATCTCAGTGATGTAAAAAAACAATGCGAATCATtgagagaagaaaaaacaaaattagAACAGAAATTAAAAGAAACATTAGCAATTAATGAAGAAACACTTATAAAATTACATCAAGAAAACATAAATCAGCAAGAAAAAGACACCATTAATGAGTACAATaaagaatatttagaaatacaTGCTAAAGCTGTAGAACGAGTTAGACAAGAAGCACGAGTTGAAGTAGTGCAATTATC TGTGCAATTGGAACAAACGCAAAAAGAGTTGGATCGCGTTAAAGAATTGTATATAGATATCTGTAGTACAAAAGAACAATTAATAAGTGAACACAAATCTGAAATCAAAATGTTAAGAGAAAAATATACTAGCTTAGAAGAACGTGAAATAGATATAGAAAAATACCAATATGATTTAAGGGCACAAGTAAAGATAGCAGAAAAATTAACGGAAGAGTGCGACATGTACAGAAATAAAGTAATTGAATTAGAAAAAGATCTAAATtgtgaaaggaagaagaaagatgAATACACAAACAAAATTCACCAAGAAATTGAAAAAG CTAAAGAAGAAGCTTTAAATGAATTACGCAATGCCCACCCTAACCAAGAAATAAGTGTTCACTTGCCAGATCATTGTTCCGAACATTTAGAAAAAATAAATCAG TTGGAAGAAGATTGTAAACGTTTAGAAGATAAACTACATGCTGCAGTTAAAGAACATAAAAAAGTATTGGAATATCAATCTGCCTTAGATGATGCTAAATTAAAGACAGCACAGATGGAAATATCTCAAGAATCTTggaaaaagaaatatgaaaatgcAATTAGTGAAAGGAATAATCTTATTACTAAAATTTCTAAACTTGATTCTGAATTATCAAGTATCAAGCGAAATTCAAAGATTGAAGACTCTGATGATGTAAAATTAAAAGTACCTCAGTATCAAATAGAAAAtgaagatttaaaaaataaatgtgaCAGTTTAATTAGTGAAACAAGCATTTATAAAGATAAAATCGCGCAGTTAGAAGTAGAATTATCAGAAACGAAAAATCTAATTGGAAATTTCGAGGGCAGGTTAAAAAAAAATAGTGAAATATCATCAAATTCAAAATGTGTATTGGAAAAAGAACTTTCTCACTACAAAGATTTGGCGACACAATTAAGTATTAAGATAAATCATCTGAAGGCTGGAAGAAAAAGTAATCATGTTATGGAGCAAAGAATCAAACAACTAGAAACAGATTTACAAGGAAAGGAAGAGGAACTAGAAAGATTAAAAGACTTTgacaaaataaaaatggaaagagATCAATTTGTTTTAAAGTTAAAAAATCAAGCTAAACAATTTGAACAATACGTTAAGCATCAAAAGCAAGTATTTCCTGAATTAAATTTATCACCAGGTAGTTCAAGTGATGGCACAGATTTTCTAAAAATAAGGGAAGTTATGGTAAAAGAGTTACGCGAAGAGATGGAACAGAAGGTACATGAAGAACTTAAACGTATAGAGGAACATGATCGAAAAAAAAGGAATGAGTTAGAAGAAACATATAAAGCAGTTTTAATACAgttttcaaaattaaaaaatatatgtcaCGAAAAGACGCAGGaagtagaaaatttaaaagtggCGAAGGAACGATTTAGTCAAATGATTGAAACTTGTTATAAGGAATTGGTAGCAAAACAGTTGGAAATCGAAAAGTTGCAAGAAgaattaaaacaaaaagaaagtgATGTGGATGAAGAGAGAAATCTAATGGCTAAAGTTATGACTAAATGGGTTAGAGAAATTTGGGAAGTAAAAGATAAAGAAGTtgaaatgaatgaaaaattacaGCAGTTACAGGAAAgtgaagaaaatttgaaaacaGAGATAAAAACgttaaaagaaagagaaaaagaaatgaaaagtaATATCGATacgttaaaaatgaaatatcagtCGGCAAAAAAGATTGCGAACAACTACAAg GAGTATGCAGTGAATCAAGAGAAATTTTCATTAAGTGAAGGTAAACGTATAGAAGAAGGATACAAAAAAGCCATGAATCAACTACAACAAAAGCTTGATGCAATAGTTAGTACTCAAGAAGAAAAACTTAAAGAAATTGAATGTCAGTATACTGAAAGAATAGAACAAATGCGACTTACACAGAAGTACAAAAGTAAATGTTga